In one Helicoverpa zea isolate HzStark_Cry1AcR chromosome 5, ilHelZeax1.1, whole genome shotgun sequence genomic region, the following are encoded:
- the LOC124630624 gene encoding cuticle protein 19-like — protein sequence MFAKVLFACALVSVARGGLIAGGHGALSTQSIVLGAPALAHGYGGYGGYAAAAPAIAAPALGYGLGHGAVVAHAPVYRAPLAHAAAPVEIYAHPRYQFNYGVTDGHTGDQKSQWEARDGDVVKGQYSLVEPDGTVRTVNYSADDHNGFNAVVSRTGHAAHPAGHAVVAAPALGHGPIYHG from the exons ATGTTCGCTAAG GTGTTGTTCGCTTGCGCGCTAGTCAGCGTCGCACGCGGCGGGTTGATCGCGGGCGGTCACGGTGCGCTCTCGACACAGAGCATCGTACTGGGCGCCCCTGCCCTTGCTCACGGCTACGGAGGTTATGGAGGCTACGCTGCCGCGGCGCCGGCTATTGCCGCACCCGCTTTGGGATACGGATTAG GTCACGGCGCCGTCGTTGCGCACGCGCCGGTATACCGTGCACCCCTCGCGCACGCCGCTGCCCCTGTTGAAATATAT GCCCACCCCCGCTACCAGTTCAACTACGGTGTCACTGACGGCCACACAGGCGATCAGAAGAGCCAATGGGAAGCCCGTGATGGTGACGTCGTGAAAGGCCAGTACTCCCTCGTCGAACCCGATGGCACCGTGCGCACTGTCAACTATTCTGCTGATGACCATAATGG CTTCAACGCGGTAGTTAGCAGGACCGGTCACGCAGCGCACCCCGCTGGGCACGCCGTAGTGGCCGCCCCAGCTCTCGGGCACGGACCCATCTACCACGGCTAG